Proteins co-encoded in one Deltaproteobacteria bacterium genomic window:
- a CDS encoding glutamine--tRNA ligase/YqeY domain fusion protein, with product MSGTVSTPPSDFIRRIIAEDLKANKNEGRVITRFPPEPNGYLHIGHAKSICLNFGIAAENGGVCNLRFDDTNPSKEDVEYVESIKADVRWLGFDWGDRLFYASDYFDQLYEYALQLIRDGKAYVCSLSPEEIKAYRGTLTRPGKESPYRTRSVEENLELFEAMRAGKFEDGSHVLRAKIDMASPNLNMRDPVIYRILHAEHHRTGNRWCIYPMYDFAHCLSDSIEGVTHSICTLEFEDHRPLYDWFLDQLKVFHPQQIEFARLNLSYTVLSKRRLLQLVEEGHVTGWDDPRMPTLSGLRRRGYTPESIRDFCERIGVAKKDSIVDIGLLEHCLREDLNRRAPRVMAVLRPLRLVIDNYPEDRTEELDAPYHPEDPGMGSRKVPFSRVLYIEKEDFREDPPDKFFRLAPGREVRLRYAYYVRCVGVIKEERTGEVVEIHCTYDPETKGGWSSDGRKVRGTIHWVSAAHSLQAEVRLYDRLFNTADPTREKAGLDFTAHLNPNSLETLTSCRVEPSLAGAAPGSRYQFERLGYFCVDPVDSSEEALVFNRTVTLRDSWAKIVKKQEAMGEKGGTSR from the coding sequence ATGTCCGGAACCGTTTCTACCCCTCCATCTGATTTCATCCGTCGAATTATCGCGGAAGACTTGAAGGCCAACAAGAACGAGGGCCGGGTAATCACTCGATTCCCCCCTGAGCCGAACGGGTATCTCCATATCGGCCACGCCAAGTCCATCTGCCTCAATTTCGGTATCGCCGCCGAAAACGGGGGGGTCTGCAACCTCCGCTTCGATGATACCAATCCTTCCAAGGAAGACGTCGAATACGTGGAATCGATCAAGGCGGACGTCCGCTGGCTTGGATTCGATTGGGGTGACCGCCTTTTCTACGCCTCCGACTACTTTGATCAACTCTACGAGTATGCTCTCCAGTTGATCCGAGATGGCAAGGCCTATGTCTGCAGCCTGAGCCCGGAGGAAATCAAGGCCTACCGTGGAACACTGACCCGGCCCGGCAAGGAGAGCCCCTACCGTACCCGTTCGGTGGAGGAAAACCTCGAGCTTTTCGAGGCAATGCGGGCGGGCAAGTTCGAGGACGGCTCCCACGTGCTCAGGGCGAAGATCGATATGGCATCACCCAATCTGAACATGCGCGATCCCGTGATCTACCGGATTCTCCATGCAGAACATCACAGGACAGGCAACAGGTGGTGCATCTATCCCATGTACGATTTCGCCCATTGCCTCTCCGATTCCATCGAAGGGGTAACCCACTCGATCTGTACACTCGAATTTGAAGATCACCGTCCTTTGTACGACTGGTTCCTCGACCAGTTGAAGGTCTTCCATCCCCAGCAGATCGAGTTCGCCCGCCTCAATCTCAGCTATACGGTCTTGAGCAAGCGCAGGCTCCTCCAACTGGTCGAGGAGGGCCATGTCACCGGATGGGACGATCCCCGGATGCCGACCCTGTCGGGGCTGCGGAGAAGGGGCTATACACCGGAATCGATCCGTGACTTCTGTGAACGCATCGGGGTAGCCAAAAAGGACAGTATCGTGGACATCGGGCTGCTCGAACACTGCCTCAGAGAGGATTTGAATCGACGGGCTCCGAGGGTGATGGCGGTACTCCGTCCCCTTCGACTGGTCATCGACAACTATCCAGAGGACCGGACCGAGGAACTCGACGCCCCCTACCATCCAGAGGATCCCGGCATGGGATCGAGAAAGGTCCCCTTTTCCCGCGTGCTTTACATCGAAAAGGAGGATTTTCGCGAGGACCCACCTGACAAGTTCTTCCGCCTCGCCCCCGGCCGCGAAGTAAGGCTGCGCTACGCTTACTATGTCAGGTGTGTGGGAGTGATCAAGGAAGAACGGACCGGCGAGGTGGTCGAGATCCATTGCACCTATGATCCGGAGACGAAAGGGGGCTGGTCGTCCGACGGAAGAAAGGTGAGGGGAACAATCCACTGGGTCTCTGCTGCTCATTCACTCCAGGCAGAGGTCCGCCTGTACGATCGACTCTTCAACACCGCAGACCCCACCCGTGAAAAGGCCGGGCTCGATTTCACGGCGCATCTCAATCCCAATTCACTGGAAACACTGACCTCCTGCCGCGTTGAACCGAGTCTGGCCGGTGCGGCACCTGGAAGCCGGTACCAGTTCGAAAGGCTCGGCTATTTCTGCGTCGACCCCGTAGACTCTTCTGAGGAGGCACTCGTATTCAACCGCACCGTGACTCTTCGTGATTCCTGGGCCAAAATCGTAAAGAAGCAGGAGGCCATGGGTGAGAAAGGGGGAACCTCAAGATGA